The uncultured Sunxiuqinia sp. genome has a segment encoding these proteins:
- the lysS gene encoding lysine--tRNA ligase, translating into MSIAELSEQEVIRRNSLARLRELGIEPYPAEQYPVNAKAKEIKDNFDPEKENYQAVVLAGRIMSRRIMGKASFAELQDDSGRIQMYFNRDEICPGDDKTLYNEVFKKLLDIGDIIGVKGFAFTTQVGEKSIHVKQFTVLGKSLRPLPIVKEKEGKTYDAFTDPEQRYRQRYVDLVVNPQVKDAFIKRTKIINTMREMFNECGYLEVETPILQAIPGGAAARPFITHHNSLNIPLYLRIANELYLKRLIVGGFEGVYEFAKDFRNEGMDRTHNPEFTAMEIYVAYKDYKWMMDFTEEMVERVALSLHGKTEIPVGDKMIDFKRPYPRVTMREAILEHTGHDIAGKSEVELREICKALEIETDPSMGKGKLIDELFGEKCEHNYIQPTFIIDYPIEMSPLTKKHRDNPELTERFELMVNGKELANAYSELNDPIDQRERFEYQMKLSEKGDDEAMFIDQDFLRALEYGMPPTSGMGIGIDRLTMFMTNNMSIQDVLFFPQMKPEKRATVDSDEKFVEMGVPAEWIEVVRKLGFQKTEAFKDVKPGKLFNDLCGFNKKNKLGLTNPSMDDVKQWLA; encoded by the coding sequence ATGAGTATAGCAGAGCTTAGCGAGCAAGAAGTGATCCGCAGAAATTCATTGGCCCGATTGCGAGAGTTAGGAATTGAACCTTACCCGGCAGAGCAGTATCCGGTGAATGCCAAGGCAAAAGAGATAAAGGACAATTTTGATCCTGAGAAGGAGAATTATCAAGCGGTGGTTTTAGCGGGGCGGATTATGAGTCGTCGAATTATGGGGAAAGCTTCATTTGCTGAATTGCAGGACGATTCTGGTCGTATTCAGATGTATTTTAATCGTGATGAAATTTGCCCGGGGGATGACAAAACCTTATACAATGAGGTTTTCAAAAAGCTGTTGGATATTGGTGACATCATTGGAGTGAAGGGATTTGCGTTTACCACACAGGTAGGAGAGAAATCCATTCATGTAAAACAGTTTACGGTATTAGGGAAATCACTCCGTCCACTTCCGATTGTGAAGGAAAAGGAAGGGAAAACCTACGATGCATTTACTGATCCCGAGCAACGTTACCGTCAGCGGTATGTTGATTTGGTAGTTAATCCACAGGTGAAGGATGCATTTATCAAACGTACAAAAATCATCAACACCATGCGTGAGATGTTTAATGAGTGCGGTTATTTGGAGGTGGAAACACCAATTCTGCAGGCTATTCCCGGAGGTGCAGCTGCGCGTCCGTTTATTACCCATCACAATAGTTTAAATATTCCGCTGTATTTGCGAATTGCCAATGAGCTTTACTTGAAACGTTTAATTGTTGGTGGTTTTGAAGGCGTATATGAATTTGCCAAAGACTTCCGTAACGAAGGAATGGATCGGACGCATAATCCTGAATTTACAGCCATGGAAATCTATGTCGCGTACAAGGATTACAAGTGGATGATGGATTTTACGGAAGAAATGGTGGAGCGTGTGGCTCTGTCACTTCATGGGAAAACCGAAATTCCTGTTGGTGATAAAATGATCGATTTTAAGCGTCCTTATCCTCGCGTGACCATGAGAGAAGCTATTCTGGAACACACGGGACACGATATTGCCGGAAAATCAGAAGTCGAACTTCGTGAAATTTGCAAAGCATTAGAGATAGAAACAGACCCAAGCATGGGGAAAGGAAAATTGATTGATGAACTTTTTGGTGAAAAATGTGAGCACAATTACATCCAGCCCACCTTCATTATCGACTATCCGATTGAAATGTCGCCACTCACCAAAAAACATCGTGACAATCCGGAACTGACCGAGCGTTTTGAGTTGATGGTAAATGGAAAAGAATTGGCCAATGCCTACTCGGAATTGAATGATCCGATTGATCAGCGCGAGCGTTTTGAATATCAGATGAAGCTTTCGGAAAAAGGAGATGATGAGGCTATGTTTATCGATCAGGACTTTTTGCGTGCGTTGGAATATGGTATGCCTCCCACATCGGGAATGGGAATTGGTATTGACCGGCTCACAATGTTTATGACCAATAATATGTCGATTCAGGATGTATTATTCTTCCCACAAATGAAACCCGAGAAAAGAGCTACCGTTGATTCTGATGAAAAGTTCGTAGAAATGGGTGTCCCAGCCGAATGGATCGAAGTTGTTCGCAAACTTGGATTCCAGAAAACAGAAGCTTTTAAAGACGTAAAACCTGGAAAACTTTTCAATGACCTTTGTGGTTTCAATAAAAAAAACAAACTTGGGCTTACAAACCCTTCAATGGATGATGTAAAGCAATGGCTTGCATAG
- a CDS encoding NAD(P)H-dependent glycerol-3-phosphate dehydrogenase — protein sequence MYVEPKIAIIGGGSWATALAKILLNNVESINWYLRSSENIEQFKRYRHNPNYLRGVEFDIDQIVFFNDINQIIEESDVLVLTIPSAFLHDSLKDLTADIGNKFIVSAIKGIVPETNQIIATYLKESYKVPYDRIGVIAGPCHAEEVALERLSYLTIACPDIKRARDFAFKLECPYIRSHVSDDIFGTEYASVLKNIIAIASGIVHGLRYGDNFQAVLVANAIQEIKRFVDKVHPINRDIKSSAYLGDLLVTAYSQFSRNRTFGAMIGKGYTTRTAQIEMHMVAEGYYATKSIHEINEEYKVKMPICEAVYNILYENVPPSIEIKELTGKLR from the coding sequence ATGTATGTAGAACCTAAAATAGCGATTATCGGAGGTGGAAGCTGGGCAACAGCTTTGGCAAAAATATTACTGAATAATGTTGAAAGCATTAATTGGTACCTTCGAAGTAGCGAAAACATTGAGCAATTCAAACGGTATAGACACAACCCAAATTACTTACGAGGGGTTGAGTTTGATATTGATCAAATTGTTTTCTTTAATGACATCAATCAAATTATTGAAGAGTCAGATGTGTTGGTGTTAACTATTCCGTCGGCTTTTTTGCATGATTCCCTTAAGGATCTGACAGCCGATATCGGTAATAAATTCATCGTGTCTGCCATTAAAGGAATTGTTCCTGAAACCAACCAGATTATTGCAACCTATCTCAAAGAAAGCTATAAAGTTCCGTATGACCGGATTGGTGTGATTGCCGGCCCCTGTCATGCTGAAGAAGTAGCGCTCGAGCGTTTGTCGTACCTGACGATTGCCTGCCCGGATATCAAACGAGCACGAGATTTTGCTTTCAAACTAGAATGTCCCTATATTCGTTCGCATGTTTCGGATGATATTTTTGGGACAGAGTACGCATCCGTATTAAAAAATATTATCGCTATTGCTTCGGGCATTGTGCATGGTTTGCGCTATGGTGACAATTTTCAGGCGGTACTTGTAGCCAATGCTATTCAGGAAATTAAACGTTTTGTAGATAAAGTTCACCCCATAAATCGTGATATTAAAAGTTCTGCCTATCTGGGCGATTTACTGGTAACTGCCTATTCTCAGTTTTCAAGAAATCGCACTTTTGGAGCGATGATTGGAAAAGGTTACACCACTCGGACTGCTCAGATTGAGATGCATATGGTAGCTGAAGGCTATTATGCGACCAAGTCAATTCATGAAATTAATGAGGAGTACAAGGTGAAAATGCCTATTTGTGAGGCCGTTTATAATATCCTTTATGAGAACGTTCCTCCATCAATCGAGATTAAAGAATTGACCGGAAAATTGAGGTAA
- the pgi gene encoding glucose-6-phosphate isomerase — MLPKINPTTTKAWKALEAHYASFKDTQIKDLFTDDASRFEKYSLKFEDILLDFSKNRLDDKALSLLLQLAEECGLKEAISSEFSGQRINVTEDRAVLHVALRNRSNTPILVDGKDVMPEINEVLEQMKNFSESIISGDWKGYTGKPITDIVNIGIGGSDLGPLMVIEALKSYKKENINLHFVSNVDGTHIAETLKLVNPETTLFIVASKTFTTQETMTNANSAKSWFLSAANDESFVKNHFAALSTNAEAVSAFGIDTKNMFRFWDWVGGRYSVWSAIGLSVACAIGFDKYIEFLEGAHAMDNHFKTADFDQNIPVILALIGIWYNNFYGAETEAILPYDQYMHRFSAYFQQGNMESNGKYVDRNGEPVTYQTGPIIWGEPGTNGQHAFYQLIHQGTKLIPCDFLAPAISHNQLGDHHPKLLANFFAQTEAMMVGKTEAQVVAEFKAAGKSDEEIQALKNFKIFQGNIPTNSILFKKLTPHTLGALVAMYEHKIFVQGIIWNIYSFDQWGVELGKQLANNILPELTNEESISTHDVSTNGLINAYKEMR; from the coding sequence ATGCTACCAAAAATAAATCCGACAACAACAAAAGCATGGAAGGCTCTGGAAGCGCATTATGCTTCGTTTAAAGACACTCAAATTAAAGACCTGTTTACCGATGATGCTTCTCGTTTCGAGAAATACTCATTAAAGTTTGAAGATATCCTTTTGGATTTCTCTAAAAACCGATTGGATGACAAAGCATTGTCGTTGTTGTTACAGTTGGCTGAAGAGTGTGGCTTGAAAGAAGCCATTTCCAGTGAATTTTCTGGCCAACGAATCAACGTTACCGAGGATCGTGCGGTGCTTCACGTGGCTTTGCGTAACCGTAGTAATACGCCCATTTTGGTTGATGGTAAAGATGTAATGCCTGAAATAAATGAGGTATTGGAGCAAATGAAAAACTTTTCCGAAAGCATCATTTCGGGTGATTGGAAAGGATATACCGGCAAACCCATTACCGACATTGTAAATATTGGCATTGGAGGTTCCGACCTGGGACCATTGATGGTCATTGAGGCTTTAAAATCGTACAAAAAGGAAAATATAAATCTGCATTTTGTATCGAATGTGGATGGAACACACATTGCTGAAACCTTAAAGTTGGTTAATCCTGAAACCACTTTATTTATTGTAGCGTCGAAAACCTTTACCACACAAGAAACCATGACCAATGCCAACAGTGCAAAAAGTTGGTTTTTGAGTGCAGCTAACGATGAGTCATTTGTAAAAAACCATTTTGCAGCATTGTCTACAAATGCCGAAGCGGTTTCTGCCTTTGGTATTGACACCAAAAACATGTTCCGCTTTTGGGATTGGGTAGGTGGTCGTTATTCGGTTTGGTCGGCCATCGGCTTATCAGTAGCTTGTGCTATTGGTTTCGATAAATACATCGAGTTTCTTGAAGGAGCACATGCCATGGACAATCACTTTAAAACAGCTGATTTTGATCAGAATATTCCCGTAATATTGGCTTTAATTGGCATTTGGTATAACAACTTCTATGGAGCAGAAACAGAAGCAATCCTTCCTTACGACCAGTACATGCATCGTTTCTCGGCTTATTTTCAGCAAGGAAACATGGAAAGTAACGGAAAATATGTCGATCGTAACGGAGAGCCCGTAACCTATCAAACCGGCCCGATTATTTGGGGCGAACCGGGTACCAATGGTCAGCATGCCTTTTATCAATTGATCCACCAGGGAACCAAGTTAATTCCTTGCGACTTTCTGGCTCCGGCAATTAGCCACAATCAACTTGGTGATCATCATCCTAAATTGCTAGCAAACTTTTTTGCACAAACCGAGGCGATGATGGTAGGAAAAACGGAAGCTCAGGTAGTGGCCGAATTTAAAGCTGCCGGAAAATCTGATGAAGAAATTCAGGCATTAAAGAATTTTAAGATCTTTCAAGGGAACATCCCAACCAATTCCATTCTATTTAAAAAACTAACGCCACATACACTGGGTGCTTTGGTTGCCATGTACGAACACAAAATATTTGTGCAGGGTATTATCTGGAACATCTACAGTTTCGATCAGTGGGGTGTCGAACTTGGAAAACAGTTGGCCAACAATATTCTTCCTGAATTAACAAATGAAGAATCTATTTCGACACACGATGTATCAACCAATGGATTGATCAATGCATATAAAGAAATGCGATAA